In the genome of Pichia kudriavzevii chromosome 4, complete sequence, one region contains:
- a CDS encoding uncharacterized protein (PKUD0D01600; Pfam Domains: RVT_1(4.7e-52)|rve(9e-26)|Retrotrans_gag(1.7e-10)), giving the protein MNSEVNAMHAGSNPSQVNLNMVFKGNEKNSVRLAQQFLFKLDMAFKLQESMGKDVSELFKVATAMLNLDGSALAWFTNRYGNSELPLWHQFVEEFTLEFCPTDEFELRQVAAKYNGCHQGKNSVEQFIQEFEGYRTLLPGEYENEWATRDRFVQGLRAEIRGRVFQHRPNSLAEAKFLARDFEKDSAPRARDFRFSHQDRWRGEPMEIDSIKNKNYRGRNFDSYKRNKNYNRNYNGGYAGRKPRQRKFKLVRNQKVVGSDIAINPPTIENANLQLKNEIQHSTKFDKYILDNKDIENLSVSNVYMDRKELPLLKVKNELFKECVALVDSGASRNFLDYEFVKSHQLENYLEPTEFEDVVAANKKTISVKGELTLELQFKLRDEWQNENIRFLVLENINHKMILGFPFVKDHGNKVDWENIEKETETPEIPDIEEQIESSDENDLEETQENELIGINSMRAVRRNLKNVDNYPLLLFVQSVEEKENNNVLEEPYDGVDGIRKKIHEEFRDVVTNDQPTSLPPQRDLTHRIILIEPTKSTYRRQYKLSYSEKQELNKQVDELLKQGFIKPSSSPFNSPVLFVKKKDGSMRMCVDYRLLNNNTVKDKFPIPRIDELITCFGGASVFSKLDLMSGYFQVRIAENDMEKTAFSTDYGHYEWVVMPFGLTNAPSTFQRMMNRILAPYLNQFVQVYLDDIIIYSKTVEEHYSHIEKILELLRRNKLIAKKKKCSFYFKTLGFLGHLISSRGIQTDPAKIDKIKSWPIPKNAKDAQSFLGLAGYYRRFIKDYSKIASPIMEFANKKCVWKEPQDKAFEELKGKLINAPILVHPIWEDGYTFVVHTDACGTALGYVLEQLDSDGKLRGVIAYGSRKLIGSELNYSIYDREFLAVVEALKNWRYYLLNRHFVLKTDHRSLVYLKRQNAIDSHRVARWLDYLADYDFTIQYVKGPTNSVADALSRYPYEEKEVGINTIESVLTPNQELLERIIKSYDEDNEINEIYDILKENLPIPKSIHNHIKHYSIEDNLLYFSVVKGGNDRRIVVSPKSKLVQEIIGNAHDGNSAGHFGYFKTYMRLHPMFYWPNMLKSVKRYCQRCTVCQKTKPETTGQRGLFSPLPIPEGRWTDISLDFVTGVPRCKNGHDMILVVVDRFTKMAHFIPTRKTATAEQCAKLMVDNCFKLHGIPKRMVSDKDIRFMNKFWFTVYKIFGTSLLFSTTNHPQTDGQTERTNRILNQLLRNYASNDLYSWDKWLSMAEFAYNSSHQVSIGSSPFEVCYGYLPDSPMFISSSRVSSRRYSNKAEEFALEMKVIMENVKENMIEAQRSQETQHNKSRVYETFEVGDWILLHKDAYGSDRLYYKIQPVYYGPYKVVKKISDNAYEVDLPKTNKKDRVINVRWLRRFLQTDKQFPKVPPRTIAEARSRLTEIIGIAGIDETNDTLDVYWKDCDPCHSSSIPFSLFLEIPEDLQRTLWDNAKAIDKDNKLRDEVSKAAG; this is encoded by the exons ATGAATTCAGAAGTTAACGCGATGCATGCAGGTTCTAACCCGTCGCAAGTTAACTTAAACATGGTATTCAAGGGTAACGAAAAGAACTCTGTTCGTTTAGCCCAACAATTTCTGTTCAAACTTGACATGGCCTTTAAACTACAAGAAAGTATGGGAAAGGATGTCTCAGAATTATTTAAGGTAGCAACCGCAATGCTCAACCTCGATGGATCCGCTCTCGCCTGGTTCACTAACAGGTATGGAAACTCCGAATTACCTTTATGGCATCAATTTGTCGAAGAGTTTACACTCGAATTCTGTCCAACAGACGAATTTGAGTTGAGACAAGTGGCAGCAAAATACAATGGCTGTCACCAAGGTAAAAATTCCGTGGAACAATTTATCCAGGAATTTGAAGGGTACCGGACCTTACTCCCAGGTGAGTATGAGAACGAATGGGCCACCAGAGATAGGTTTGTGCAAGGATTACGTGCAGAAATTAGAGGACGCGTATTCCAACATAGACCAAACTCGCTTGCTGAAGCCAAATTTTTAGCAAGAGACTTTGAGAAGGACTCAGCACCCAGAGCTAGAGACTTTAGATTCTCGCATCAAGATAGATGGAGAGGTGAACCAATGGAAATAGACTCcattaaaaataaaaattatcGTGGTCGGAATTTTGACagttataaaagaaacaagaattACAACAGAAACTATAATGGTGGTTACGCTGGTAGAAAAC CAAGACAgagaaaatttaaattaGTTAGGAACCAAAAGGTGGTTGGTTCCGATATTGCTATAAACCCACCTACAatagaaaatgcaaatctGCAATTAAAGAACGAGATTCAACACTCTACTAAGTTTGACAAGTATATACTAGATAACAAGGATATAGAAAATTTAAGTGTTTCGAACGTTTACATGGATAGGAAAGAACTTCCGCTTTTGAAAGTTAAAAATGAATTATTTAAGGAATGTGTTGCTTTAGTTGACAGCGGTGCGTCAAGAAACTTTTTGGATTACGAATTCGTTAAATCACAtcaattagaaaattatttAGAGCCTacagaatttgaagatgttgtcGCCGCTAATAAGAAAACGATCAGCGTTAAAGGAGAATTAACCTTAGAATTACAATTTAAGCTAAGAGACGAATGgcaaaatgagaatattaGATTCTTAGTCTTAGAGAATATCAACCATAAAATGATATTAGGTTTCCCATTTGTTAAAGATCATGGAAATAAAGTTGACTGGGAAAATATCGAAAAGGAAACGGAAACTCCTGAAATCCCAGATATCGAAGAACAAATAGAGTCAAGCGACGAAAACGACTTAGaagaaacacaagaaaatgaacttaTAGGTATTAACTCCATGCGTGCAGTTAGaagaaatttaaagaatgttgataattatcCATTATTACTGTTTGTGCAgtcagttgaagaaaaagaaaacaataatgttttagaaGAACCTTACGATGGTGTTGATGGAATTAGGaagaaaattcatgaagaaTTTAGAGATGTGGTGACCAATGACCAACCCACCAGTTTACCTCCCCAAAGGGATTTGACTCACAGAATTATACTCATTGAACCTACCAAGAGTACATACAGACGCCAGTACAAATTAAGTTAttcagagaaacaagagcTGAATaaacaagttgatgaaCTGCTAAAACAAGGTTTTATCAAGCCTAGCTCCAGTCCTTTCAATAGTCCTGTATTATTtgtcaagaagaaagatggtaGTATGAGAATGTGTGTCGATTATAGGTTATTAAACAACAATACGGTAAAAGACAAGTTCCCAATACCACGAATCGATGAATTAATCACATGTTTTGGAGGAGCTTCagtattttccaagttggatttgatgtCAGGGTACTTTCAGGTCAGAATCGCAGAAAATGATATGGAAAAAACAGCCTTTTCCACAGATTACGGTCACTACGAGTGGGTTGTGATGCCTTTCGGTTTAACCAACGCCCCTAGtactttccaaagaatGATGAATAGGATTCTAGCACCTTATTTGAACCAATTTGTTCAGGTGTACCTGGATGATATTATAATTTACTCAAAGACTGTCGAAGAACACTACAGtcacattgaaaaaatattggaattgctCAGGAGAAATAAGCTGATTgcgaagaaaaagaaatgctCATTTTACTTCAAAACCTTAGGTTTCTTAGGACATCTCATTTCAAGCAGAGGTATCCAGACTGACCCTGCTAAGATagacaaaatcaagagTTGGCCAATTCCGAAAAACGCCAAAGACGCTCAATCATTCCTAGGATTAGCTGGTTATTATCgaagatttatcaaagattaTTCTAAGATTGCATCTCCTATAATGGAATTCGCAAATAAGAAATGTGTTTGGAAAGAACCTCAAGATAAAGCATTCGAAGAGCTGAAAGGAAAGTTGATTAATGCCCCAATTTTAGTACATCCTATTTGGGAAGATGGTTATACATTTGTGGTGCACACAGATGCTTGTGGTACTGCGTTAGGTTACGTGTTAGAACAGCTTGATTCAGATGGAAAATTACGTGGTGTAATAGCCTATGGCTCCAGGAAATTAATAGGTTCAGAATtaaattattcaatataTGACCGTGAATTTCTCGCTGTTGTCGAAGCATTAAAGAACTGGCGTTACTATTTATTAAATCGGCACTTtgtattgaaaacagatCACAGATCGTTGGTCTATTTAAAGCGACAGAATGCAATAGATAGCCATAGAGTGGCCAGATGGTTAGATTATTTAGCTGATTACGATTTCACCATTCAGTACGTGAAAGGTCCTACTAATTCAGTAGCAGACGCTTTGTCTAGGTACCCCTACGAGGAGAAAGAAGTTGGTATCAACACAATAGAATCGGTGTTAACGCCAAATCAGGAACTGCTAGAACGGATCATTAAGTCGTACgatgaagacaatgaaATTAACGAGATATACGACATattgaaagagaatttgCCGATCCCGAAGTCAATCCATAACCACATCAAacattattcaattgaGGATAATTTACTATATTTCTCAGTGGTTAAAGGAGGAAATGATCGAAGAATAGTAGTCTCCCCTAAGTCTAAGTTGGTTCAGGAAATTATTGGTAACGCTCATGACGGTAACTCTGCTGGTCATTTCGggtatttcaaaacatacATGAGACTTCACCCTATGTTCTACTGGCCAAATATGCTAAAAAGCGTGAAGagatattgtcaaagatGTACGGTTTGCCAGAAAACCAAACCAGAGACAACTGGTCAAAGAGGATTATTTTCCCCTCTTCCAATTCCTGAAGGAAGATGGACAGACATCAGTTTGGATTTTGTCACAGGTGTTCCCAGATGCAAAAATGGACACGATATGATTTTGGTAGTGGTGGATAGATTCACGAAGATGGCACATTTCATCCCCACTAGGAAAACTGCAACCGCAGAGCAATGTGCAAAATTGATGGTAGATAATTGTTTTAAATTACATGggattccaaaaagaatggtttcGGATAAAGATATAAGGTTCATGAATAAATTTTGGTTTACGGTGTACAAGATATTTGGTACATCCTTACTTTTCTCGACCACTAATCATCCTCAAACCGATGGTCAAACAGAAAGAACGAACAGAATCTTAAACCAGTTACTAAGAAATTATGCGAGTAACGATCTCTACAGTTGGGACAAATGGTTGTCAATGGCCGAATTTGCCTACAATAGTTCCCATCAAGTCTCGATAGgttcatcaccatttgaagtttgctATGGTTACTTACCAGACTCGCCAATGTTTATTTCTAGCAGTCGTGTTTCAAGTAGAAGGTACAGCAATaaagctgaagaattcgCATTAGAAATGAAAGTCATCATGGAAAAtgtgaaagaaaacatgattGAAGCGCAAAGAAGTCAGGAAACACAGCATAATAAGTCGAGAGTGTACgaaacatttgaagttggagaTTGGATACTATTACACAAAGATGCATATGGTAGTGATAGATTGtattacaaaatacaaCCGGTATACTACGGACCCTACAAGGTTGTCAAAAAGATATCAGACAACGCTTACGAAGTTGATTTACCGAAAACGAATAAAAAGGATAGAGTAATCAATGTCAGATGGCTTAGAAGATTCTTACAAACGGATAAACAGTTTCCCAAGGTACCCCCAAGAACAATAGCTGAAGCAAGAAGTAGACTGACCGAGATTATCGGTATAGCTGGTATCGACGAAACAAACGATACATTGGATGTCTACTGGAAAGATTGTGACCCTTGTCATAGTTCAAGCatcccattttcattatttttagagATCCCAGAAGATTTACAGAGAACTTTATGGGATAATGCAAAAGCAATTGATAAGGACAATAAACTTCGGGACGAAGTTTCTAAAGCGGCGGGGTAA